From a single Miscanthus floridulus cultivar M001 chromosome 8, ASM1932011v1, whole genome shotgun sequence genomic region:
- the LOC136476158 gene encoding uncharacterized protein isoform X4 has translation MLQSDIPNETVRHCQNAESEEIESWLLALQAHLKKGKGTPHKKIVHSFKESSSSKNQIHRWSSEENEALTQMVNKHGTKNWQTIACAIPGRTAHSCLARWKYILDPAINKEPWSQQEELRLIRAQQVYGNKWCKMVKHFPGRTNDALKEHWRGAMKRKLDSYLASGLLEHIPDLQDDVSFPQSNQSDIPKDCKAASDRNRFSSRLSTNPKLKQELTELVENANTSARKSSDLFYAKATDTHSAKISEMTMAKSQQCAGTRKKLAFLSTPVELKNVVPHETTIHCHDMESEKTGREGPLCKKNAHCIKDGSSLKIPERTKGKWLAEENEILTKMVAKHGKNWQTVASAIPGREVKQCRIRWTRSLDPAINKEDWSEQEELKLIRAHQIYGSQWLKMVKHFPGRTNHALKEHWRGRMKGKLNFYLASGLLQQVLDLEEDISVPESSQSEIPKDSVPESSQSDILKDSQGSSDRGPPSVLRTRPKSKQDLPELDGNAGTSGEETSDCICPKGPNAHSAKVSEKLMAKSKQRARARRKLDFLSTPVELKVCTAAASCQRPPLKMDQTSPVAENISPSDVCQNISQNVPSERVDAVIPLAANNHHPNYFHSPATPDPFSLEINEANASDLLVLDMSYCDGLIIDSPRYPHDSSFIYKKKLPTQNATSGIALALLHTFGSKR, from the exons ATG TTGCAGAGTGATATACCAAATGAAACTGTGAGGCATTGCCAAAATGCGGAATCAGAAGAGATAGAAAGTTGGCTTTTAGCCTTGCAAGCTCATTTAAAGAAAGGAA AGGGAACTCCTCACAAGAAAATTGTCCACAGCTTCAAGGagagcagtagttccaaaaatcaaaTACACAGATGGTCATCAGAGGAAA ATGAGGCGCTCACGCAAATGGTAAACAAACATGGGACGAAAAACTGGCAAACTATTGCATGTGCTATACCTGGCCGAACTGCGCATTCATGCTTGGCAAG ATGGAAATACATTCTAGACCCAGCAATAAACAAAGAGCCTTGGTCACAACAGGAGGAACTAAGATTGATTCGTGCACAGCAAGTTTATGGAAACAAATGGTGTAAAATGGTCAAACATTTCCCAGGGAG GACAAATGATGCACTCAAAGAACATTGGAGAGGTGCTATGAAAAGAAAACTGGATTCATATTTGGCCTCAGGATTGCTCGAACACATTCCAGACCTGCAAGATGATGTATCATTTCCACAGAGCAATCAGTCAGATATTCCAAAGGACTGCAAAGCTGCATCTGATAGAAATAGATTTTCATCACGTTTATCAACAAACCCCAAACTTAAACAAGAGCTCACAGAACTGGTTGAAAATGCTAATACATCGGCAAGAAAAAGCTCTGACTTATTCTATGCTAAAGCAACTGATACCCATTCAGCAAAAATCTCAGAAATGACAATGGCCAAATCACAGCAGTGTGCAGGAACAAGAAAGAAGCTGGCTTTTCTGTCAACCCCAGTGGAGCTCAAG AATGTTGTACCACATGAAACCACCATACATTGCCATGATATGGAATCAGAAAAGACAGGTAGAG AGGGCCCACTGTGCAAGAAAAATGCCCACTGCATCAAGGATGGAAGTAGTTTAAAAATTCCTGAAAGGACCAAAGGCAAATGGTTAGCAGAGGAAA ATGAAATTCTCACTAAAATGGTTGCCAAACATGGGAAAAACTGGCAAACTGTTGCATCTGCTATACCTGGCCGAGAAGTGAAACAATGCCGAATCAG ATGGACACGCAGTCTTGACCCAGCAATAAACAAAGAGGATTGGTCAGAACAAGAGGAGCTAAAATTGATTCGAGCTCATCAAATATATGGAAGCCAGTGGCTTAAAATGGTCAAACATTTCCCTGGGAG GACAAATCATGCACTCAAAGAACACTGGAGAGGTCGGATGAAAGGAAAATTGAATTTTTATTTAGCCTCAGGATTGCTACAACAAGTTCTGGACCTGGAAGAAGATATATCAGTTCCAGAGAGCAGTCAGTCAGAAATTCCGAAGGACAGTGTTCCAGAGAGCAGTCAGTCAGATATTCTGAAGGACAGCCAGGGTTCATCTGACAGAGGTCCGCCATCAGTTTTACGAACACGGCCCAAATCTAAACAGGATCTCCCAGAACTAGATGGAAATGCTGGTACATCAGGAGAAGAAACTTCTGATTGCATTTGTCCTAAAGGGCCCAATGCCCATTCAGCTAAAGTTTCTGAAAAGCTAATGGCCAAATCAAAGCAGCGTGCCAGAGCCAGAAGGAAGTTGGATTTTCTGTCAACCCCAGTGGAGCTCAAGGTATGCACTGCTGCAGCAAGTTGTCAAAGGCCTCCCCTGAAAATGGATCAAACAAGTCCAGTGGCCGAAAACATCTCTCCATCAGATGTATGTCAAAACATTTCACAGAATGTTCCATCAGAACGTGTGGATGCCGTCATACCGCTGGCTGCTAATAACCACCATCCCAATTATTTCCATTCACCAGCAACCCCAGATCCTTTCTCTCTTGAGATTAATGAGGCGAACGCATCAGATCTTCTGGTTCTGGACATGTCCTACTGTGATGGCTTAATAATCGATTCTCCTCGTTATCCACATGACAGTAGCTTCATATACAAGAAAAAGTTACCGACACAAAATGCAACTTCGGGTATTGCACTTGCTCTGTTACACACTTTTGGTAGCAAGAGATGA
- the LOC136476158 gene encoding uncharacterized protein isoform X2, which produces MEQSSDGMPISQRGVIPMGELPRANSPTEHSSKSDEVAQDMLQSDIPNETVRHCQNAESEEIESWLLALQAHLKKEGTPHKKIVHSFKESSSSKNQIHRWSSEENEALTQMVNKHGTKNWQTIACAIPGRTAHSCLARWKYILDPAINKEPWSQQEELRLIRAQQVYGNKWCKMVKHFPGRTNDALKEHWRGAMKRKLDSYLASGLLEHIPDLQDDVSFPQSNQSDIPKDCKAASDRNRFSSRLSTNPKLKQELTELVENANTSARKSSDLFYAKATDTHSAKISEMTMAKSQQCAGTRKKLAFLSTPVELKNVVPHETTIHCHDMESEKTGREGPLCKKNAHCIKDGSSLKIPERTKGKWLAEENEILTKMVAKHGKNWQTVASAIPGREVKQCRIRWTRSLDPAINKEDWSEQEELKLIRAHQIYGSQWLKMVKHFPGRTNHALKEHWRGRMKGKLNFYLASGLLQQVLDLEEDISVPESSQSEIPKDSVPESSQSDILKDSQGSSDRGPPSVLRTRPKSKQDLPELDGNAGTSGEETSDCICPKGPNAHSAKVSEKLMAKSKQRARARRKLDFLSTPVELKVCTAAASCQRPPLKMDQTSPVAENISPSDVCQNISQNVPSERVDAVIPLAANNHHPNYFHSPATPDPFSLEINEANASDLLVLDMSYCDGLIIDSPRYPHDSSFIYKKKLPTQNATSGIALALLHTFGSKR; this is translated from the exons ATGGAGCAGAGTAGCGATGGGATGCCAATCAGCCAGCGGGGAGTTATCCCCATGGGGGAGTTGCC GAGGGCTAACAGTCCAACAGAACACTCAAGCAAGTCAGATGAGGTTGCTCAAGACATG TTGCAGAGTGATATACCAAATGAAACTGTGAGGCATTGCCAAAATGCGGAATCAGAAGAGATAGAAAGTTGGCTTTTAGCCTTGCAAGCTCATTTAAAGAA AGAGGGAACTCCTCACAAGAAAATTGTCCACAGCTTCAAGGagagcagtagttccaaaaatcaaaTACACAGATGGTCATCAGAGGAAA ATGAGGCGCTCACGCAAATGGTAAACAAACATGGGACGAAAAACTGGCAAACTATTGCATGTGCTATACCTGGCCGAACTGCGCATTCATGCTTGGCAAG ATGGAAATACATTCTAGACCCAGCAATAAACAAAGAGCCTTGGTCACAACAGGAGGAACTAAGATTGATTCGTGCACAGCAAGTTTATGGAAACAAATGGTGTAAAATGGTCAAACATTTCCCAGGGAG GACAAATGATGCACTCAAAGAACATTGGAGAGGTGCTATGAAAAGAAAACTGGATTCATATTTGGCCTCAGGATTGCTCGAACACATTCCAGACCTGCAAGATGATGTATCATTTCCACAGAGCAATCAGTCAGATATTCCAAAGGACTGCAAAGCTGCATCTGATAGAAATAGATTTTCATCACGTTTATCAACAAACCCCAAACTTAAACAAGAGCTCACAGAACTGGTTGAAAATGCTAATACATCGGCAAGAAAAAGCTCTGACTTATTCTATGCTAAAGCAACTGATACCCATTCAGCAAAAATCTCAGAAATGACAATGGCCAAATCACAGCAGTGTGCAGGAACAAGAAAGAAGCTGGCTTTTCTGTCAACCCCAGTGGAGCTCAAG AATGTTGTACCACATGAAACCACCATACATTGCCATGATATGGAATCAGAAAAGACAGGTAGAG AGGGCCCACTGTGCAAGAAAAATGCCCACTGCATCAAGGATGGAAGTAGTTTAAAAATTCCTGAAAGGACCAAAGGCAAATGGTTAGCAGAGGAAA ATGAAATTCTCACTAAAATGGTTGCCAAACATGGGAAAAACTGGCAAACTGTTGCATCTGCTATACCTGGCCGAGAAGTGAAACAATGCCGAATCAG ATGGACACGCAGTCTTGACCCAGCAATAAACAAAGAGGATTGGTCAGAACAAGAGGAGCTAAAATTGATTCGAGCTCATCAAATATATGGAAGCCAGTGGCTTAAAATGGTCAAACATTTCCCTGGGAG GACAAATCATGCACTCAAAGAACACTGGAGAGGTCGGATGAAAGGAAAATTGAATTTTTATTTAGCCTCAGGATTGCTACAACAAGTTCTGGACCTGGAAGAAGATATATCAGTTCCAGAGAGCAGTCAGTCAGAAATTCCGAAGGACAGTGTTCCAGAGAGCAGTCAGTCAGATATTCTGAAGGACAGCCAGGGTTCATCTGACAGAGGTCCGCCATCAGTTTTACGAACACGGCCCAAATCTAAACAGGATCTCCCAGAACTAGATGGAAATGCTGGTACATCAGGAGAAGAAACTTCTGATTGCATTTGTCCTAAAGGGCCCAATGCCCATTCAGCTAAAGTTTCTGAAAAGCTAATGGCCAAATCAAAGCAGCGTGCCAGAGCCAGAAGGAAGTTGGATTTTCTGTCAACCCCAGTGGAGCTCAAGGTATGCACTGCTGCAGCAAGTTGTCAAAGGCCTCCCCTGAAAATGGATCAAACAAGTCCAGTGGCCGAAAACATCTCTCCATCAGATGTATGTCAAAACATTTCACAGAATGTTCCATCAGAACGTGTGGATGCCGTCATACCGCTGGCTGCTAATAACCACCATCCCAATTATTTCCATTCACCAGCAACCCCAGATCCTTTCTCTCTTGAGATTAATGAGGCGAACGCATCAGATCTTCTGGTTCTGGACATGTCCTACTGTGATGGCTTAATAATCGATTCTCCTCGTTATCCACATGACAGTAGCTTCATATACAAGAAAAAGTTACCGACACAAAATGCAACTTCGGGTATTGCACTTGCTCTGTTACACACTTTTGGTAGCAAGAGATGA
- the LOC136476158 gene encoding uncharacterized protein isoform X3, with translation MEQSSDGMPISQRGVIPMGELPRANSPTEHSSKSDEVAQDMLQSDIPNETVRHCQNAESEEIESWLLALQAHLKKGKGTPHKKIVHSFKESSSSKNQIHRWSSEENEALTQMVNKHGTKNWQTIACAIPGRTAHSCLARWKYILDPAINKEPWSQQEELRLIRAQQVYGNKWCKMVKHFPGRTNDALKEHWRGAMKRKLDSYLASGLLEHIPDLQDDVSFPQSNQSDIPKDCKAASDRNRFSSRLSTNPKLKQELTELVENANTSARKSSDLFYAKATDTHSAKISEMTMAKSQQCAGTRKKLAFLSTPVELKNVVPHETTIHCHDMESEKTEGPLCKKNAHCIKDGSSLKIPERTKGKWLAEENEILTKMVAKHGKNWQTVASAIPGREVKQCRIRWTRSLDPAINKEDWSEQEELKLIRAHQIYGSQWLKMVKHFPGRTNHALKEHWRGRMKGKLNFYLASGLLQQVLDLEEDISVPESSQSEIPKDSVPESSQSDILKDSQGSSDRGPPSVLRTRPKSKQDLPELDGNAGTSGEETSDCICPKGPNAHSAKVSEKLMAKSKQRARARRKLDFLSTPVELKVCTAAASCQRPPLKMDQTSPVAENISPSDVCQNISQNVPSERVDAVIPLAANNHHPNYFHSPATPDPFSLEINEANASDLLVLDMSYCDGLIIDSPRYPHDSSFIYKKKLPTQNATSGIALALLHTFGSKR, from the exons ATGGAGCAGAGTAGCGATGGGATGCCAATCAGCCAGCGGGGAGTTATCCCCATGGGGGAGTTGCC GAGGGCTAACAGTCCAACAGAACACTCAAGCAAGTCAGATGAGGTTGCTCAAGACATG TTGCAGAGTGATATACCAAATGAAACTGTGAGGCATTGCCAAAATGCGGAATCAGAAGAGATAGAAAGTTGGCTTTTAGCCTTGCAAGCTCATTTAAAGAAAGGAA AGGGAACTCCTCACAAGAAAATTGTCCACAGCTTCAAGGagagcagtagttccaaaaatcaaaTACACAGATGGTCATCAGAGGAAA ATGAGGCGCTCACGCAAATGGTAAACAAACATGGGACGAAAAACTGGCAAACTATTGCATGTGCTATACCTGGCCGAACTGCGCATTCATGCTTGGCAAG ATGGAAATACATTCTAGACCCAGCAATAAACAAAGAGCCTTGGTCACAACAGGAGGAACTAAGATTGATTCGTGCACAGCAAGTTTATGGAAACAAATGGTGTAAAATGGTCAAACATTTCCCAGGGAG GACAAATGATGCACTCAAAGAACATTGGAGAGGTGCTATGAAAAGAAAACTGGATTCATATTTGGCCTCAGGATTGCTCGAACACATTCCAGACCTGCAAGATGATGTATCATTTCCACAGAGCAATCAGTCAGATATTCCAAAGGACTGCAAAGCTGCATCTGATAGAAATAGATTTTCATCACGTTTATCAACAAACCCCAAACTTAAACAAGAGCTCACAGAACTGGTTGAAAATGCTAATACATCGGCAAGAAAAAGCTCTGACTTATTCTATGCTAAAGCAACTGATACCCATTCAGCAAAAATCTCAGAAATGACAATGGCCAAATCACAGCAGTGTGCAGGAACAAGAAAGAAGCTGGCTTTTCTGTCAACCCCAGTGGAGCTCAAG AATGTTGTACCACATGAAACCACCATACATTGCCATGATATGGAATCAGAAAAGACAG AGGGCCCACTGTGCAAGAAAAATGCCCACTGCATCAAGGATGGAAGTAGTTTAAAAATTCCTGAAAGGACCAAAGGCAAATGGTTAGCAGAGGAAA ATGAAATTCTCACTAAAATGGTTGCCAAACATGGGAAAAACTGGCAAACTGTTGCATCTGCTATACCTGGCCGAGAAGTGAAACAATGCCGAATCAG ATGGACACGCAGTCTTGACCCAGCAATAAACAAAGAGGATTGGTCAGAACAAGAGGAGCTAAAATTGATTCGAGCTCATCAAATATATGGAAGCCAGTGGCTTAAAATGGTCAAACATTTCCCTGGGAG GACAAATCATGCACTCAAAGAACACTGGAGAGGTCGGATGAAAGGAAAATTGAATTTTTATTTAGCCTCAGGATTGCTACAACAAGTTCTGGACCTGGAAGAAGATATATCAGTTCCAGAGAGCAGTCAGTCAGAAATTCCGAAGGACAGTGTTCCAGAGAGCAGTCAGTCAGATATTCTGAAGGACAGCCAGGGTTCATCTGACAGAGGTCCGCCATCAGTTTTACGAACACGGCCCAAATCTAAACAGGATCTCCCAGAACTAGATGGAAATGCTGGTACATCAGGAGAAGAAACTTCTGATTGCATTTGTCCTAAAGGGCCCAATGCCCATTCAGCTAAAGTTTCTGAAAAGCTAATGGCCAAATCAAAGCAGCGTGCCAGAGCCAGAAGGAAGTTGGATTTTCTGTCAACCCCAGTGGAGCTCAAGGTATGCACTGCTGCAGCAAGTTGTCAAAGGCCTCCCCTGAAAATGGATCAAACAAGTCCAGTGGCCGAAAACATCTCTCCATCAGATGTATGTCAAAACATTTCACAGAATGTTCCATCAGAACGTGTGGATGCCGTCATACCGCTGGCTGCTAATAACCACCATCCCAATTATTTCCATTCACCAGCAACCCCAGATCCTTTCTCTCTTGAGATTAATGAGGCGAACGCATCAGATCTTCTGGTTCTGGACATGTCCTACTGTGATGGCTTAATAATCGATTCTCCTCGTTATCCACATGACAGTAGCTTCATATACAAGAAAAAGTTACCGACACAAAATGCAACTTCGGGTATTGCACTTGCTCTGTTACACACTTTTGGTAGCAAGAGATGA
- the LOC136476158 gene encoding uncharacterized protein isoform X5, whose translation MVNKHGTKNWQTIACAIPGRTAHSCLARWKYILDPAINKEPWSQQEELRLIRAQQVYGNKWCKMVKHFPGRTNDALKEHWRGAMKRKLDSYLASGLLEHIPDLQDDVSFPQSNQSDIPKDCKAASDRNRFSSRLSTNPKLKQELTELVENANTSARKSSDLFYAKATDTHSAKISEMTMAKSQQCAGTRKKLAFLSTPVELKNVVPHETTIHCHDMESEKTGREGPLCKKNAHCIKDGSSLKIPERTKGKWLAEENEILTKMVAKHGKNWQTVASAIPGREVKQCRIRWTRSLDPAINKEDWSEQEELKLIRAHQIYGSQWLKMVKHFPGRTNHALKEHWRGRMKGKLNFYLASGLLQQVLDLEEDISVPESSQSEIPKDSVPESSQSDILKDSQGSSDRGPPSVLRTRPKSKQDLPELDGNAGTSGEETSDCICPKGPNAHSAKVSEKLMAKSKQRARARRKLDFLSTPVELKVCTAAASCQRPPLKMDQTSPVAENISPSDVCQNISQNVPSERVDAVIPLAANNHHPNYFHSPATPDPFSLEINEANASDLLVLDMSYCDGLIIDSPRYPHDSSFIYKKKLPTQNATSGIALALLHTFGSKR comes from the exons ATGGTAAACAAACATGGGACGAAAAACTGGCAAACTATTGCATGTGCTATACCTGGCCGAACTGCGCATTCATGCTTGGCAAG ATGGAAATACATTCTAGACCCAGCAATAAACAAAGAGCCTTGGTCACAACAGGAGGAACTAAGATTGATTCGTGCACAGCAAGTTTATGGAAACAAATGGTGTAAAATGGTCAAACATTTCCCAGGGAG GACAAATGATGCACTCAAAGAACATTGGAGAGGTGCTATGAAAAGAAAACTGGATTCATATTTGGCCTCAGGATTGCTCGAACACATTCCAGACCTGCAAGATGATGTATCATTTCCACAGAGCAATCAGTCAGATATTCCAAAGGACTGCAAAGCTGCATCTGATAGAAATAGATTTTCATCACGTTTATCAACAAACCCCAAACTTAAACAAGAGCTCACAGAACTGGTTGAAAATGCTAATACATCGGCAAGAAAAAGCTCTGACTTATTCTATGCTAAAGCAACTGATACCCATTCAGCAAAAATCTCAGAAATGACAATGGCCAAATCACAGCAGTGTGCAGGAACAAGAAAGAAGCTGGCTTTTCTGTCAACCCCAGTGGAGCTCAAG AATGTTGTACCACATGAAACCACCATACATTGCCATGATATGGAATCAGAAAAGACAGGTAGAG AGGGCCCACTGTGCAAGAAAAATGCCCACTGCATCAAGGATGGAAGTAGTTTAAAAATTCCTGAAAGGACCAAAGGCAAATGGTTAGCAGAGGAAA ATGAAATTCTCACTAAAATGGTTGCCAAACATGGGAAAAACTGGCAAACTGTTGCATCTGCTATACCTGGCCGAGAAGTGAAACAATGCCGAATCAG ATGGACACGCAGTCTTGACCCAGCAATAAACAAAGAGGATTGGTCAGAACAAGAGGAGCTAAAATTGATTCGAGCTCATCAAATATATGGAAGCCAGTGGCTTAAAATGGTCAAACATTTCCCTGGGAG GACAAATCATGCACTCAAAGAACACTGGAGAGGTCGGATGAAAGGAAAATTGAATTTTTATTTAGCCTCAGGATTGCTACAACAAGTTCTGGACCTGGAAGAAGATATATCAGTTCCAGAGAGCAGTCAGTCAGAAATTCCGAAGGACAGTGTTCCAGAGAGCAGTCAGTCAGATATTCTGAAGGACAGCCAGGGTTCATCTGACAGAGGTCCGCCATCAGTTTTACGAACACGGCCCAAATCTAAACAGGATCTCCCAGAACTAGATGGAAATGCTGGTACATCAGGAGAAGAAACTTCTGATTGCATTTGTCCTAAAGGGCCCAATGCCCATTCAGCTAAAGTTTCTGAAAAGCTAATGGCCAAATCAAAGCAGCGTGCCAGAGCCAGAAGGAAGTTGGATTTTCTGTCAACCCCAGTGGAGCTCAAGGTATGCACTGCTGCAGCAAGTTGTCAAAGGCCTCCCCTGAAAATGGATCAAACAAGTCCAGTGGCCGAAAACATCTCTCCATCAGATGTATGTCAAAACATTTCACAGAATGTTCCATCAGAACGTGTGGATGCCGTCATACCGCTGGCTGCTAATAACCACCATCCCAATTATTTCCATTCACCAGCAACCCCAGATCCTTTCTCTCTTGAGATTAATGAGGCGAACGCATCAGATCTTCTGGTTCTGGACATGTCCTACTGTGATGGCTTAATAATCGATTCTCCTCGTTATCCACATGACAGTAGCTTCATATACAAGAAAAAGTTACCGACACAAAATGCAACTTCGGGTATTGCACTTGCTCTGTTACACACTTTTGGTAGCAAGAGATGA
- the LOC136476158 gene encoding uncharacterized protein isoform X1, with protein MEQSSDGMPISQRGVIPMGELPRANSPTEHSSKSDEVAQDMLQSDIPNETVRHCQNAESEEIESWLLALQAHLKKGKGTPHKKIVHSFKESSSSKNQIHRWSSEENEALTQMVNKHGTKNWQTIACAIPGRTAHSCLARWKYILDPAINKEPWSQQEELRLIRAQQVYGNKWCKMVKHFPGRTNDALKEHWRGAMKRKLDSYLASGLLEHIPDLQDDVSFPQSNQSDIPKDCKAASDRNRFSSRLSTNPKLKQELTELVENANTSARKSSDLFYAKATDTHSAKISEMTMAKSQQCAGTRKKLAFLSTPVELKNVVPHETTIHCHDMESEKTGREGPLCKKNAHCIKDGSSLKIPERTKGKWLAEENEILTKMVAKHGKNWQTVASAIPGREVKQCRIRWTRSLDPAINKEDWSEQEELKLIRAHQIYGSQWLKMVKHFPGRTNHALKEHWRGRMKGKLNFYLASGLLQQVLDLEEDISVPESSQSEIPKDSVPESSQSDILKDSQGSSDRGPPSVLRTRPKSKQDLPELDGNAGTSGEETSDCICPKGPNAHSAKVSEKLMAKSKQRARARRKLDFLSTPVELKVCTAAASCQRPPLKMDQTSPVAENISPSDVCQNISQNVPSERVDAVIPLAANNHHPNYFHSPATPDPFSLEINEANASDLLVLDMSYCDGLIIDSPRYPHDSSFIYKKKLPTQNATSGIALALLHTFGSKR; from the exons ATGGAGCAGAGTAGCGATGGGATGCCAATCAGCCAGCGGGGAGTTATCCCCATGGGGGAGTTGCC GAGGGCTAACAGTCCAACAGAACACTCAAGCAAGTCAGATGAGGTTGCTCAAGACATG TTGCAGAGTGATATACCAAATGAAACTGTGAGGCATTGCCAAAATGCGGAATCAGAAGAGATAGAAAGTTGGCTTTTAGCCTTGCAAGCTCATTTAAAGAAAGGAA AGGGAACTCCTCACAAGAAAATTGTCCACAGCTTCAAGGagagcagtagttccaaaaatcaaaTACACAGATGGTCATCAGAGGAAA ATGAGGCGCTCACGCAAATGGTAAACAAACATGGGACGAAAAACTGGCAAACTATTGCATGTGCTATACCTGGCCGAACTGCGCATTCATGCTTGGCAAG ATGGAAATACATTCTAGACCCAGCAATAAACAAAGAGCCTTGGTCACAACAGGAGGAACTAAGATTGATTCGTGCACAGCAAGTTTATGGAAACAAATGGTGTAAAATGGTCAAACATTTCCCAGGGAG GACAAATGATGCACTCAAAGAACATTGGAGAGGTGCTATGAAAAGAAAACTGGATTCATATTTGGCCTCAGGATTGCTCGAACACATTCCAGACCTGCAAGATGATGTATCATTTCCACAGAGCAATCAGTCAGATATTCCAAAGGACTGCAAAGCTGCATCTGATAGAAATAGATTTTCATCACGTTTATCAACAAACCCCAAACTTAAACAAGAGCTCACAGAACTGGTTGAAAATGCTAATACATCGGCAAGAAAAAGCTCTGACTTATTCTATGCTAAAGCAACTGATACCCATTCAGCAAAAATCTCAGAAATGACAATGGCCAAATCACAGCAGTGTGCAGGAACAAGAAAGAAGCTGGCTTTTCTGTCAACCCCAGTGGAGCTCAAG AATGTTGTACCACATGAAACCACCATACATTGCCATGATATGGAATCAGAAAAGACAGGTAGAG AGGGCCCACTGTGCAAGAAAAATGCCCACTGCATCAAGGATGGAAGTAGTTTAAAAATTCCTGAAAGGACCAAAGGCAAATGGTTAGCAGAGGAAA ATGAAATTCTCACTAAAATGGTTGCCAAACATGGGAAAAACTGGCAAACTGTTGCATCTGCTATACCTGGCCGAGAAGTGAAACAATGCCGAATCAG ATGGACACGCAGTCTTGACCCAGCAATAAACAAAGAGGATTGGTCAGAACAAGAGGAGCTAAAATTGATTCGAGCTCATCAAATATATGGAAGCCAGTGGCTTAAAATGGTCAAACATTTCCCTGGGAG GACAAATCATGCACTCAAAGAACACTGGAGAGGTCGGATGAAAGGAAAATTGAATTTTTATTTAGCCTCAGGATTGCTACAACAAGTTCTGGACCTGGAAGAAGATATATCAGTTCCAGAGAGCAGTCAGTCAGAAATTCCGAAGGACAGTGTTCCAGAGAGCAGTCAGTCAGATATTCTGAAGGACAGCCAGGGTTCATCTGACAGAGGTCCGCCATCAGTTTTACGAACACGGCCCAAATCTAAACAGGATCTCCCAGAACTAGATGGAAATGCTGGTACATCAGGAGAAGAAACTTCTGATTGCATTTGTCCTAAAGGGCCCAATGCCCATTCAGCTAAAGTTTCTGAAAAGCTAATGGCCAAATCAAAGCAGCGTGCCAGAGCCAGAAGGAAGTTGGATTTTCTGTCAACCCCAGTGGAGCTCAAGGTATGCACTGCTGCAGCAAGTTGTCAAAGGCCTCCCCTGAAAATGGATCAAACAAGTCCAGTGGCCGAAAACATCTCTCCATCAGATGTATGTCAAAACATTTCACAGAATGTTCCATCAGAACGTGTGGATGCCGTCATACCGCTGGCTGCTAATAACCACCATCCCAATTATTTCCATTCACCAGCAACCCCAGATCCTTTCTCTCTTGAGATTAATGAGGCGAACGCATCAGATCTTCTGGTTCTGGACATGTCCTACTGTGATGGCTTAATAATCGATTCTCCTCGTTATCCACATGACAGTAGCTTCATATACAAGAAAAAGTTACCGACACAAAATGCAACTTCGGGTATTGCACTTGCTCTGTTACACACTTTTGGTAGCAAGAGATGA